The following are encoded together in the Saliniramus fredricksonii genome:
- a CDS encoding c-type cytochrome codes for MNSFELNKIMGAVFGALLFVVGISVIAGMLFSPRPAELGELALPEPDAEEGEAAEVVEVDPLPVRLANASAERGENAFRACASCHSVDPGGDHRVGPNLWGVVMAPMADKDFGYSSALEERGAEGDVWSFESLDAFIENPSNYVSGTSMSYAGLSNVDTRANVLAYLRSLSDDPAPLPEASEDEAALDGEEETADN; via the coding sequence ATGAACTCGTTCGAGCTCAACAAGATCATGGGCGCCGTCTTCGGCGCACTTCTCTTCGTCGTCGGTATCAGCGTCATCGCCGGGATGCTCTTCTCGCCGCGTCCCGCAGAGCTGGGTGAACTGGCCCTCCCCGAGCCGGACGCGGAAGAAGGCGAGGCTGCTGAAGTCGTCGAGGTCGACCCGCTTCCGGTGCGTCTCGCCAATGCTTCGGCCGAGCGCGGCGAGAATGCGTTTCGTGCCTGCGCCTCCTGCCACTCGGTTGATCCAGGCGGTGACCATCGCGTCGGTCCGAATCTCTGGGGCGTGGTCATGGCCCCCATGGCGGACAAGGATTTCGGCTATTCGTCTGCGCTGGAGGAGCGCGGTGCCGAGGGCGATGTCTGGAGCTTCGAATCGCTTGATGCCTTCATCGAGAATCCGAGCAACTACGTGTCGGGCACCTCGATGTCCTATGCCGGGCTGAGCAATGTCGATACCCGTGCCAACGTGCTGGCCTATCTGCGCTCGCTCTCCGACGATCCGGCCCCGCTGCCGGAGGCTTCCGAGGACGAAGCCGCGCTCGACGGTGAAGAAGAGACCGCCGATAACTGA